From Anoplopoma fimbria isolate UVic2021 breed Golden Eagle Sablefish chromosome 11, Afim_UVic_2022, whole genome shotgun sequence, one genomic window encodes:
- the lasp1 gene encoding LIM and SH3 domain protein 1 isoform X2 codes for MNPLCGRCNLVVYPTEKVNCLDKYWHKGCFSCEVCKMTLNMKNYKGFAKRPYCNAHYPKTNFTCVADTPENLRLKQQSKMQSHVLYREDFEKNKGKGFSAVADTPEMQRMKKLQDQISNIKYHEEFEKKKTGGEVPHQQPSNPSPAFQPPAASQNFHYEPAPVPAQAAAAAPPPSAGKRYRAVYDYAAADEDEVSFVDGDVIIDVQQIDEGWMYGRVERTGQQGMLPANYVEAI; via the exons TACTGGCATAAAGGATGCTTCAGCTGCGAGGTCTGCAAAATGACTCTAAACATGAAGAATTACAAAGGCTTCGCGAAGAGACCATACTGCAATGC acacTACCCCAAGACAAACTTCACCTGTGTGGCTGACACTCCAGAGAACCTCCGCCTCAAACAGCAGAGCAAGATGCAGAGCCAT GTTCTCTACAGGGAGGATTTTGAGAAGAATAAAGGAAAAGGTTTCAGCGCGGTCGCCGACACGCCGGAGATGCAGAGAATGAAGAAATTGCAGGACCAAATCAGCAAT ATAAAGTACCATGAGGAgtttgagaagaagaagacgggaGGAGAGGTCCCACATCAGCAGCCGAGCAACCCCAGCCCAG CTTTCCAGCCGCCTGCAGCCTCTCAGAACTTCCACTATGAGCCCGCTCCTGTACCCGCGCAGGCCGCCGCTGCCGCCCCGCCTCCCAGTGCAGGG AAGCGGTACAGGGCAGTGTACGACTACGCTGCCGCTGATGAGGACGAGGTGTCCTTCGTCGACGGAGACGTGATCATAGACGTGCAGCAGATCGATGAGGGCTGGATGTACGGCCGCGTGGAGCGCACTGGCCAGCAGGGCATGCTGCCTGCCAACTACGTGGAGGCCAtctga
- the lasp1 gene encoding LIM and SH3 domain protein 1 isoform X1, producing the protein MNPLCGRCNLVVYPTEKVNCLDKYWHKGCFSCEVCKMTLNMKNYKGFAKRPYCNAHYPKTNFTCVADTPENLRLKQQSKMQSHVLYREDFEKNKGKGFSAVADTPEMQRMKKLQDQISNIKYHEEFEKKKTGGEVPHQQPSNPSPAAFQPPAASQNFHYEPAPVPAQAAAAAPPPSAGKRYRAVYDYAAADEDEVSFVDGDVIIDVQQIDEGWMYGRVERTGQQGMLPANYVEAI; encoded by the exons TACTGGCATAAAGGATGCTTCAGCTGCGAGGTCTGCAAAATGACTCTAAACATGAAGAATTACAAAGGCTTCGCGAAGAGACCATACTGCAATGC acacTACCCCAAGACAAACTTCACCTGTGTGGCTGACACTCCAGAGAACCTCCGCCTCAAACAGCAGAGCAAGATGCAGAGCCAT GTTCTCTACAGGGAGGATTTTGAGAAGAATAAAGGAAAAGGTTTCAGCGCGGTCGCCGACACGCCGGAGATGCAGAGAATGAAGAAATTGCAGGACCAAATCAGCAAT ATAAAGTACCATGAGGAgtttgagaagaagaagacgggaGGAGAGGTCCCACATCAGCAGCCGAGCAACCCCAGCCCAG CAGCTTTCCAGCCGCCTGCAGCCTCTCAGAACTTCCACTATGAGCCCGCTCCTGTACCCGCGCAGGCCGCCGCTGCCGCCCCGCCTCCCAGTGCAGGG AAGCGGTACAGGGCAGTGTACGACTACGCTGCCGCTGATGAGGACGAGGTGTCCTTCGTCGACGGAGACGTGATCATAGACGTGCAGCAGATCGATGAGGGCTGGATGTACGGCCGCGTGGAGCGCACTGGCCAGCAGGGCATGCTGCCTGCCAACTACGTGGAGGCCAtctga
- the lasp1 gene encoding LIM and SH3 domain protein 1 isoform X3, translated as MTLNMKNYKGFAKRPYCNAHYPKTNFTCVADTPENLRLKQQSKMQSHVLYREDFEKNKGKGFSAVADTPEMQRMKKLQDQISNIKYHEEFEKKKTGGEVPHQQPSNPSPAAFQPPAASQNFHYEPAPVPAQAAAAAPPPSAGKRYRAVYDYAAADEDEVSFVDGDVIIDVQQIDEGWMYGRVERTGQQGMLPANYVEAI; from the exons ATGACTCTAAACATGAAGAATTACAAAGGCTTCGCGAAGAGACCATACTGCAATGC acacTACCCCAAGACAAACTTCACCTGTGTGGCTGACACTCCAGAGAACCTCCGCCTCAAACAGCAGAGCAAGATGCAGAGCCAT GTTCTCTACAGGGAGGATTTTGAGAAGAATAAAGGAAAAGGTTTCAGCGCGGTCGCCGACACGCCGGAGATGCAGAGAATGAAGAAATTGCAGGACCAAATCAGCAAT ATAAAGTACCATGAGGAgtttgagaagaagaagacgggaGGAGAGGTCCCACATCAGCAGCCGAGCAACCCCAGCCCAG CAGCTTTCCAGCCGCCTGCAGCCTCTCAGAACTTCCACTATGAGCCCGCTCCTGTACCCGCGCAGGCCGCCGCTGCCGCCCCGCCTCCCAGTGCAGGG AAGCGGTACAGGGCAGTGTACGACTACGCTGCCGCTGATGAGGACGAGGTGTCCTTCGTCGACGGAGACGTGATCATAGACGTGCAGCAGATCGATGAGGGCTGGATGTACGGCCGCGTGGAGCGCACTGGCCAGCAGGGCATGCTGCCTGCCAACTACGTGGAGGCCAtctga